Proteins encoded together in one Numida meleagris isolate 19003 breed g44 Domestic line chromosome 17, NumMel1.0, whole genome shotgun sequence window:
- the LOC110407477 gene encoding TANK-binding kinase 1-binding protein 1-like yields MELPSDWACPICGQSRHNAAYVTPCLHQLCLGCALRWAKQQPTCAVCKENIEAIRYSVWAEDDYLKCPIPQPAEHSEDDQEDEEGSAQPQLVAPEQGFRPELWADFFRGNPGDLEPLLQWLQQELERITGDEWWEVLSARSAVMHLLSTYGLDEDALILSLEAHLADDTEEFVTGLITTVTALYGPELRRQQDSQAAREAGGQDSPAATPNPATSQQEPPASSPGCSASPAGPSTEQLPAVPHGGPEPQPAAPVSPEEPQEEPGQAEAAGPSTQGTDRSPGGTRRPPKRRASSCHPDLPPSPKRRR; encoded by the coding sequence ATGGAGCTGCCCTCGGACTGGGCCTGCCCCATCTGTGGGCAGAGCCGGCACAATGCAGCCTACGTGACACCGTGCCTGCACCAGCTCTGCTTGGGCTGTGCGCTGCGGTGGGCAAAGCAGCAGCCCACCTGTGCTGTATGCAAGGAGAACATCGAGGCCATCCGGTACTCGGTGTGGGCAGAGGACGATTACCTCAAGtgccccatcccacagcccgCAGAGCACTCTGAGGACGAccaggaggatgaggagggctCTGCACAGCCGCAGCTCGTGGCTCCCGAGCAGGGCTTCCGACCTGAGCTCTGGGCAGATTTCTTCCGTGGAAATCCAGGAGACCTCGAACCACTGCTCCAGTggctccagcaggagctggagaggaTCACTGGTGACGAGTGGTGGGAGGTGCTTTCAGCACGGAGCGCTGTCATGCACCTCCTGAGCACATATGGGCTCGACGAGGATGCCCTAATCCTGTCACTGGAGGCACATCTGGCAGACGACACGGAGGAGTTTGTGACAGGGCTCATCACCACCGTTACAGCCCTGTACGGCCCAGAGCTCCGGCGGCAGCAGGACAGCCAGGCTGCCCGTGAAGCAGGAGGGCAGGACAGCCCCGCAGCCACCCCCAACCCTGCCACCTCCCAGCAGGAGcctcctgcctccagcccaggctgctccgccagccctgcaggccccagcactgagcagcttCCTGCCGTCCCTCATGGGGGGCCCGAGCCCCAACCCGCTGCCCCCGTGTCCCCGGAGGAGCCGCAGGAGGAGCCGGGGCAGGCGGAGGCAGCGGGCCCCTCCACCCAGGGCACGGATCGCTCGCCTGGGGGGACCCGGCGCCCCCCGAAGAGGAgggccagcagctgccaccCGGACTTGCCCCCATCCCCCAAGAGGCGGCGCTAG